One Denticeps clupeoides chromosome 10, fDenClu1.1, whole genome shotgun sequence genomic window carries:
- the LOC114798227 gene encoding solute carrier family 35 member E2A yields MLDDGSRWGRTAVWHFLSPFRTRQERVVLARSESLPSERVIKVTITETTVIEADSGVWNTRSLTYLGLWYFFSFCTLFLNKYILSLLEGEPSMLGAVQMLSTTVIGCIKIFVPCSLYHHKSRTEYPPNFLMIMLFVGLMRFTTVVLGLVSLKNVAVSFAETVKSSAPIFTVIMSRLILGEYTGLWVNLSLFPVMAGLALCTVTEISFNMLGFSAALSTNIMDCLQNVFSKKLLSGDKYKFSPSELQFYTSAAAVIMLIPAWAFLLDLPAVGKGGTSFIFSQDIVLLLLFDGVLFHLQSVTAYALMGRISPVTFSVASTVKHALSVWLSIIVFSNQITALSAVGTVLVFIGVLLYNKAKQWQRVALQAQAIACEQQDHKAVAQETELKSSN; encoded by the exons ATGCTGGACGATGGCAGCAGGTGGGGGCGGACAGCGGTCTGGCACTTTCTGTCACCTTTCCGCACCAGGCAGGAGCGCGTGGTGCTGGCGCGCAGCGAGAGCTTACCCAGCGAGCGCGTCATCAAGGTCACCATCACAGAGACCACTGTGATCGAAGCCGACTCAGGAGTGTGGAACACGCGCTCATTGACGTATCTGGGCCTGTGGTACTTCTTCAGTTTCTGCACGTTGTTCCTCAACAAGTACATCCTGTCCTTGTTGGAGGGGGAGCCGAGCATGCTGG GAGCTGTTCAGATGCTTTCAACCACTGTCATTGGCTGCATCAAGATATTTGTTCCTTGTAGTTTGTATCACCATAAGTCAAGAACAGAGTATCCACCCAACTTTCTCATGATCATGCTCTTCGTTGGTCtcatgag ATTTACAACTGTGGTCTTGGGTCTGGTGAGTCTGAAGAATGTGGCAGTGTCCTTTGCGGAGACCGTGAAGAGCTCTGCTCCTATTTTCACTGTAATCATGTCACGACTAATCCTTGGGGAGTATACAG GACTGTGGGTGAACCTGTCCTTGTTCCCAGTTATGGCTGGCTTGGCACTCTGCACTGTCACTGAGATCAGCTTTAACATGCTTGGCTTTTCTGCTGCACTTTCCACGAACATCATGGATTG TTTACAGAATGTATTCTCTAAAAAGCTGCTGAGTGGAGACAAATACAAGTTCAG CCCGTCGGAGCTCCAGTTTTACACCAGTGCGGCTGCTGTCATCATGCTGATTCCCGCCTGGGCCTTTCTCTTG GACCTTCCAGCTGTTGGTAAGGGTGGAACCAGTTTCATCTTCAGTCAAGACATTgtcctgctgcttctgtttgacGGGGTATTGTTCCACCTGCAGAGCGTGACTGCCTACGCTCTGATGGGAAGGATCTCTCCTGTTACGTTCAG TGTGGCCAGTACTGTGAAACATGCCCTCTCCGTCTGGCTCAGTATCATAGTCTTCAGCAACCAGATCACTGCTTTGTCTGCTGTTGGGACGGTACTTGTGTTTATAGGTGTCCTGCTTTACAACAAGGCCAAGCAATGGCAAAGGGTTGCGCTTCAGGCCCAGGCAATAGCCTGTGAGCAGCAGGATCACAAAGCTGTGGCCCAAGAGACAGAACTGAAAAGCTCCAACTAA